In one window of Frigoriglobus tundricola DNA:
- a CDS encoding YgdI/YgdR family lipoprotein — protein MLIELVRSGLDVSAAAWVKTSEEGLWFLYIGSPSVTAGNLADAYRSVYACLRHIPNSSIEMSEVKLVHASNPIVRELAAIRDRYPGVRLGTRFGGKRLGSVAVEDVYVYPRIMPGMTRDEVIHTVTGLMNRTGVARPSVVSLRDGSVIRGVPYGLEVNRQTGQQTVLVIKIQDDADGSTRTVPADEVSNIQ, from the coding sequence TTGCTGATCGAACTCGTTCGGAGCGGGCTCGATGTATCGGCCGCGGCTTGGGTCAAGACGAGCGAAGAAGGGCTGTGGTTCCTCTACATCGGATCGCCGTCGGTAACGGCCGGGAATCTGGCCGATGCCTACCGGAGCGTCTACGCGTGCCTGCGGCACATTCCCAATTCGTCGATCGAGATGTCCGAGGTCAAACTCGTACACGCCTCGAACCCGATCGTTCGCGAGCTGGCGGCCATCCGCGATCGTTATCCGGGCGTGCGACTCGGCACCCGCTTCGGTGGTAAGAGGCTCGGTAGCGTCGCGGTCGAGGACGTCTACGTGTACCCGCGGATCATGCCCGGGATGACCCGCGACGAGGTGATCCATACGGTCACCGGACTGATGAACCGAACCGGCGTGGCCCGTCCGTCCGTGGTATCGTTGCGCGATGGCTCGGTGATACGCGGTGTTCCTTATGGCCTTGAGGTGAACAGACAAACCGGCCAGCAGACGGTGCTGGTGATCAAAATCCAGGACGATGCGGACGGCTCAACCCGTACCGTTCCGGCAGACGAAGTGAGCAATATCCAGTGA
- a CDS encoding HEPN domain-containing protein encodes MNQAELRALTEERIKDAKALLDGARWAFAYYVAGYAVECALKSCLLARMIHTGWVFQDKANVKDCLTHDFGELIKLAGLKPELDGQLAASAGADGTFVGNWGTVSLWQVSTRYSSKSQVEAEALYEAITHDPHGVLKWIQNYW; translated from the coding sequence GTGAATCAGGCCGAACTGCGAGCGCTCACTGAAGAGCGGATCAAAGACGCCAAAGCCCTACTCGATGGCGCGAGGTGGGCCTTCGCGTATTATGTGGCGGGGTACGCCGTCGAGTGCGCCCTGAAGTCGTGCTTACTCGCCCGAATGATTCACACCGGCTGGGTTTTTCAGGACAAGGCAAACGTGAAGGACTGTTTGACGCACGACTTCGGTGAGCTCATCAAGCTGGCCGGACTGAAACCGGAGTTGGACGGCCAACTCGCCGCGAGTGCGGGTGCGGACGGAACGTTCGTCGGGAATTGGGGAACGGTTTCACTCTGGCAGGTCTCGACCCGATACTCCTCGAAGTCGCAGGTCGAGGCGGAGGCGTTGTACGAAGCCATTACCCACGACCCGCACGGGGTGCTGAAGTGGATACAGAACTACTGGTAG
- the serS gene encoding serine--tRNA ligase yields the protein MLDAGFILENADLVKLNCKNRGVSDVAVDRVIVFETKRKELEQKRGETAAKKNEISKQFPQAKAPEAKQALRDQAAAIDAEVGIIDDELKILKGDLLLNQFQIPNMTHPDAPVGGEDANKVVANFGEPRTFAFKPKDHVALCEALDLADFEAGTKVAGQKFYFLKNEGALLEIALVQYAMQTAVKAGYTPVITPDLARVDVLEGIGFMPRDPNPDTRQVYTIADTDLCLIATAEITLGGMHRDRIFDEAELPKRYVGLSHCFRTEAGAAGRDTRGLYRVHQFTKVEMFAFCTPENSEAIHQEIRALEEQIFIGLGLAFHVIDTATGDLGGPAYRKYDLEAWMPGRGEAGAYGEVTSTSNCTDFQARRLGIRYKGKGFKGTRFVHTLNGTAVACTRALVAILENYQQADGSVVIPEVLRPWVGKDVIVPRKV from the coding sequence ATGCTCGACGCCGGATTCATTCTCGAAAACGCGGACCTCGTGAAGCTCAACTGCAAGAACCGCGGCGTGTCCGACGTGGCCGTGGACCGCGTCATCGTGTTCGAGACCAAGCGCAAAGAGCTGGAACAGAAGCGCGGCGAGACGGCGGCGAAGAAGAACGAAATCTCCAAACAGTTCCCCCAGGCGAAGGCGCCCGAGGCGAAGCAAGCACTCAGAGATCAAGCGGCCGCGATCGATGCGGAAGTCGGCATCATCGACGACGAGCTGAAGATCCTTAAAGGCGACCTGCTACTGAACCAGTTCCAGATCCCGAACATGACCCACCCCGACGCACCGGTCGGCGGGGAGGACGCGAACAAGGTCGTCGCGAACTTCGGTGAACCGCGCACGTTCGCCTTCAAACCGAAGGATCACGTCGCACTGTGCGAGGCGCTCGACCTCGCGGACTTTGAGGCCGGGACGAAGGTCGCCGGGCAGAAGTTCTACTTCCTCAAGAACGAGGGCGCACTGCTCGAAATCGCGCTCGTGCAGTACGCGATGCAGACGGCCGTGAAAGCGGGATACACACCGGTCATCACGCCGGACCTCGCCCGAGTGGATGTGCTCGAAGGCATCGGGTTCATGCCGCGCGACCCGAACCCGGACACGCGCCAGGTCTACACCATCGCCGACACCGACCTGTGCCTCATCGCCACCGCGGAAATCACCCTCGGCGGGATGCACCGCGACCGCATCTTCGACGAGGCCGAGTTGCCGAAGCGGTACGTGGGCCTGTCGCACTGCTTCCGCACGGAAGCCGGGGCCGCCGGCCGCGACACCCGCGGGCTGTACCGCGTCCACCAGTTCACGAAGGTGGAAATGTTCGCGTTCTGCACGCCGGAAAACAGCGAGGCGATTCACCAGGAGATCCGCGCGCTCGAGGAGCAGATCTTCATCGGCCTGGGCCTGGCGTTTCACGTGATCGACACCGCGACCGGCGACCTCGGCGGCCCGGCGTACCGCAAGTACGACCTCGAGGCGTGGATGCCCGGGCGCGGCGAGGCCGGCGCCTACGGTGAAGTGACCAGCACGTCGAACTGCACCGACTTCCAGGCCCGCCGGCTCGGTATTCGGTACAAGGGCAAGGGCTTCAAGGGCACCCGGTTCGTTCACACGCTCAACGGCACGGCGGTCGCCTGTACGCGGGCGCTGGTGGCGATCCTGGAGAACTACCAGCAGGCCGACGGCTCGGTGGTGATTCCAGAAGTGCTGCGGCCGTGGGTCGGTAAGGACGTGATTGTGCCACGCAAGGTGTAG
- a CDS encoding DinB family protein, protein MIPGAMLTQFGRESQPDAVTGFTAEQIRTAFDAVHVQAMKELAAYPDADLDLPPLKPHPLFGTRIAGLRYAPLHEMIHCGQLALIRRMLGQKPIW, encoded by the coding sequence GTGATCCCCGGCGCGATGCTGACCCAGTTCGGCCGCGAGTCCCAACCGGACGCCGTGACGGGGTTCACCGCGGAACAGATTCGCACCGCGTTCGACGCGGTCCACGTTCAGGCGATGAAAGAACTGGCGGCCTACCCGGACGCGGACCTCGACCTGCCGCCCCTGAAGCCGCACCCGCTGTTCGGCACGCGGATCGCCGGCCTCCGGTACGCCCCGCTGCACGAGATGATTCACTGCGGGCAGCTCGCGCTGATCCGCCGGATGCTCGGCCAGAAACCCATCTGGTGA
- a CDS encoding IS630 family transposase, producing MAITLPDSRGLSDDVMQALRVRALHAIESGFSQADVARVLGVAGETVSRWWTAYTTGGLDALPQDRTGRPVGTGRTLSDTQCAHLQQLLDTKSPADLGIAAPVWNRRAVRDLILKEYGLRMPIRTVGEYLRRWGYTAKKPSRHARKQDPDEVREWLEQTYPAIEKLARVERATIFWCDETGVAADAYPGYGYARAGERATIQVPDPHIRINMVSGISNTGEVRFMTYAGTMTAERFIAFLKQLLATVPGAIFVIVDSLSAHTTETVATWVQEHEERVAVFYLPRYSPELNPDEYLNNDLKGNVHDAGLPDTSKTLRSRVQRFMHKLLMLPKHVMSYFLHPKISYCSSD from the coding sequence ATGGCGATCACCTTGCCGGATTCTCGTGGGCTGTCCGACGACGTCATGCAGGCGTTGCGCGTGCGCGCGTTGCACGCGATCGAGTCCGGGTTCTCGCAAGCCGATGTGGCCCGCGTGCTGGGTGTGGCGGGTGAAACGGTGTCGCGTTGGTGGACGGCGTACACGACCGGCGGGTTGGACGCCCTGCCCCAGGATCGCACCGGGCGCCCGGTCGGAACCGGGCGCACCCTTTCCGACACACAGTGTGCTCATCTGCAACAGCTCCTGGACACAAAGAGCCCGGCGGATCTGGGGATCGCCGCGCCGGTGTGGAACCGTCGCGCGGTTCGCGATCTGATCCTCAAGGAGTACGGGCTCCGGATGCCGATCCGCACCGTGGGGGAATACCTGCGGCGCTGGGGCTACACGGCCAAGAAGCCGTCCCGCCACGCCCGCAAACAAGACCCCGACGAAGTGCGGGAGTGGCTCGAGCAGACGTACCCGGCCATTGAGAAGCTGGCCCGGGTGGAACGGGCCACCATCTTCTGGTGCGATGAAACGGGGGTCGCCGCCGACGCGTATCCCGGTTACGGGTACGCCCGCGCGGGCGAACGGGCGACGATCCAGGTTCCCGATCCGCACATCCGGATCAACATGGTGTCCGGGATCAGCAACACGGGCGAGGTGCGGTTCATGACGTACGCGGGGACGATGACCGCCGAACGGTTCATCGCGTTCCTGAAGCAGCTGCTGGCGACCGTGCCGGGCGCGATCTTTGTGATCGTGGATAGCTTGTCGGCCCACACCACGGAGACGGTCGCCACGTGGGTACAAGAGCATGAGGAACGCGTGGCCGTGTTTTATCTGCCCCGGTACAGCCCCGAATTGAACCCCGACGAATATCTCAACAACGACCTGAAGGGGAACGTGCATGACGCCGGCTTGCCCGACACCAGCAAGACCTTGCGATCGCGCGTCCAACGCTTCATGCACAAGCTCCTCATGCTCCCCAAACACGTGATGAGCTACTTCCTCCACCCCAAGATCAGCTATTGCTCATCAGATTAA
- a CDS encoding DinB family protein, producing the protein MSRLSEALDQIDFARRYTLERVDTVPLDDWFTIPAGGVSHVAWQVGHLAATQYYLGKQDCH; encoded by the coding sequence ATGTCCCGCCTATCCGAAGCGCTCGACCAGATCGATTTCGCCCGCCGGTACACGCTGGAACGCGTGGACACGGTCCCGCTGGACGACTGGTTCACGATCCCGGCGGGCGGCGTGTCGCACGTGGCGTGGCAGGTCGGCCACCTCGCGGCGACCCAGTATTACCTCGGCAAACAAGATTGTCATTAA
- a CDS encoding citrate synthase translates to MSTEADYKPGLEDVPAAKSAVSFLDGKKAVLEYRGIAVEELAKESSFEEVAWLLIKGELPSQKQLAEFDHDLRQRRAIHFRLKDLIRCLPADGHPMDALHATVAALGMFYPCPTVSDPAKNWDASCRLIAALPTLVAAFARTRRGEDILEPRADLDHAGNFFFMLFGKEPTPATRKVLDACLILHAEHQMNASTFAARVTGSTLATPYQTIASAIGALSGPLHGGANEEALRQFEEIGGPEKVKPWLDAKRAADPKYKVMGLGHRVYKVKDARATVLQEIAEHMFAETSRPKAYETALEVERICAGIYGPKGIYPNVDFYSGVVYQSLGIPTDVFTPIFAIARVAGWLAHWTEQLVGNRIFRPEQISIGKSGVKYVPLEQRA, encoded by the coding sequence ATGAGCACCGAAGCCGACTACAAACCGGGCCTTGAGGACGTGCCGGCCGCGAAATCCGCGGTCAGCTTCCTTGACGGCAAGAAAGCGGTACTGGAGTACCGCGGGATCGCGGTCGAAGAACTGGCGAAGGAGAGCAGCTTCGAGGAAGTGGCCTGGCTGCTCATTAAAGGCGAGTTGCCCAGCCAGAAGCAACTGGCCGAGTTCGACCACGACCTGCGGCAGCGCCGGGCGATCCACTTCCGGCTCAAAGACCTGATCCGCTGCCTGCCGGCCGACGGCCACCCGATGGACGCGCTGCACGCCACCGTCGCGGCGCTGGGCATGTTCTACCCGTGCCCGACCGTGAGCGACCCGGCCAAGAACTGGGACGCGTCGTGTCGCCTCATCGCCGCGCTGCCGACCCTCGTCGCCGCGTTCGCCCGCACCCGCCGCGGCGAGGACATCCTCGAACCGCGGGCCGACCTCGACCACGCCGGCAACTTCTTCTTCATGCTGTTCGGCAAGGAGCCGACGCCGGCCACCCGGAAGGTGCTGGACGCGTGCCTGATCCTGCACGCCGAACACCAGATGAACGCGAGCACGTTCGCCGCCCGCGTGACCGGCTCGACGCTCGCCACCCCGTACCAGACCATCGCCTCCGCCATCGGCGCGCTGTCCGGCCCGCTGCACGGCGGCGCGAACGAAGAGGCGCTGCGGCAGTTCGAGGAGATCGGCGGGCCGGAGAAGGTGAAGCCGTGGCTCGACGCCAAGCGGGCCGCCGACCCGAAGTACAAGGTGATGGGCCTCGGGCACCGCGTGTACAAGGTGAAGGACGCCCGCGCGACGGTGCTCCAGGAGATCGCGGAACACATGTTCGCGGAGACGAGCCGGCCGAAGGCCTATGAGACGGCCCTCGAGGTGGAGCGCATCTGCGCCGGCATCTACGGGCCGAAGGGCATCTACCCGAACGTGGACTTCTACTCGGGCGTGGTGTACCAGTCGCTCGGCATCCCGACCGACGTGTTCACCCCGATCTTCGCCATCGCCCGGGTGGCGGGGTGGCTCGCGCACTGGACCGAACAGCTCGTCGGCAACCGCATCTTCCGCCCCGAGCAGATTTCCATCGGCAAGAGCGGCGTGAAGTACGTGCCGCTGGAGCAACGGGCCTGA
- a CDS encoding IS1595 family transposase, translated as MRGKKGVRHPNPDDPPRRRANKRRGHGNFANDRPPVVGVVSRDTGAIVLEVVERTDQETLIAVVTEHTDDGATVYTDEWSGYARLSAEGRGHATVNHTPGQREWARDDDGDGIREVHDNTLEGLWAALRTFLRPFRGISKHYLHQYVAVFQWAYNKVGVAGMVRTLLGLPLSTPTAS; from the coding sequence ATGCGGGGGAAAAAAGGGGTCCGGCACCCGAACCCGGACGACCCGCCCCGACGCCGGGCCAACAAGCGGCGCGGGCACGGGAACTTCGCCAACGACCGCCCGCCGGTGGTCGGGGTGGTGAGCCGGGACACCGGGGCCATCGTCCTGGAGGTCGTCGAACGAACGGACCAGGAGACCCTGATCGCGGTCGTGACCGAACATACCGATGATGGCGCGACCGTATACACGGATGAGTGGTCGGGGTACGCGCGGCTGTCCGCGGAGGGCCGCGGGCATGCCACGGTGAACCACACCCCGGGCCAACGGGAGTGGGCTCGGGATGACGACGGGGACGGGATCCGCGAGGTCCACGATAACACGCTCGAGGGCCTGTGGGCGGCCCTCCGCACGTTCCTGCGACCGTTCCGCGGGATCAGCAAGCACTACCTCCACCAGTACGTTGCCGTCTTCCAATGGGCATACAACAAGGTCGGCGTTGCGGGCATGGTCCGCACACTACTGGGCCTGCCCCTGTCCACCCCGACGGCCTCATGA
- a CDS encoding 3-keto-disaccharide hydrolase: MFRLFLPAVAVAFAILPAPAADEKPIVAFNGKNLDGWKARDEKKSHWQVCAVGFDAKKPDQLLGGVNNAPAGTGSALANITPGCDIYTEAKFGDVHVEVEFMIPKGSNSGVYLMGEYEVQILDSFGKPDAQLKPGDMGGIYTTAAPKKNVCKKPGEWQTFVIDFQAPKFEGEKKTANAKFVKVTFNDVVIHENVEVKGSTGSGLTGKEHPTGPLMFQGDHGPVAFRTVKITPKK; encoded by the coding sequence ATGTTCCGCCTCTTCCTCCCGGCGGTCGCCGTCGCGTTCGCCATCCTTCCCGCCCCCGCGGCCGACGAAAAGCCGATCGTGGCGTTCAACGGCAAGAACCTCGACGGCTGGAAAGCCCGCGACGAGAAGAAGAGCCACTGGCAAGTGTGTGCCGTCGGGTTCGACGCGAAGAAGCCCGACCAGCTCCTCGGCGGCGTCAACAACGCGCCCGCCGGTACGGGCTCGGCACTGGCCAACATCACGCCCGGCTGCGACATCTACACCGAGGCCAAATTCGGCGACGTCCACGTGGAAGTCGAGTTCATGATCCCGAAGGGGTCGAACTCCGGCGTGTACCTGATGGGCGAGTACGAGGTGCAGATCCTCGACAGCTTCGGCAAGCCGGACGCCCAGCTCAAGCCCGGCGACATGGGCGGCATCTACACCACCGCCGCGCCGAAGAAGAACGTGTGCAAAAAGCCGGGCGAGTGGCAGACGTTCGTCATCGACTTCCAGGCACCGAAGTTCGAGGGCGAGAAGAAGACCGCCAACGCCAAATTCGTCAAGGTGACGTTCAATGACGTGGTGATTCACGAGAACGTGGAAGTGAAGGGCTCGACCGGGAGCGGGTTGACCGGCAAGGAGCACCCGACCGGCCCGCTTATGTTCCAGGGCGACCACGGCCCGGTCGCGTTCCGCACGGTCAAGATCACGCCGAAGAAGTGA
- a CDS encoding vWA domain-containing protein, with protein MTMSKTEADLRLSMLNSLLTCPHRKLGLVHPLHAELVKQDPRFYVRLAAWYADHGDVRDHKEMFVVTLALSDFPGHRDTGLALLRDLPPYQVGRVIDFIHGRKEDVAIEVDKKPDDVPDAAFRPKVQRKGKKPGKLKASQSGTVTLTDTFGLFRNVPRSLKTEVTRYLREREADADWFDSTALTARKTLKRLYALLHVKPGPRAQAVLFDEEPPAGSKLAGLKELAKAEAPDEQAKLITAFDVPFRVAIGLVKAASPKVLKALVGRMSPQEVINSLDMLRKRGAFEDAGVKALIEQKLESAKTASRVSAFKAEKALESVPVSADVRKKLEGVADAQVKARGRIARPTALLIDKSGSMSQAIEIGKRLGALLAAVADKDLFVYAFDSIAYPVEAAGPELAAWERALTGITAGGSTSVGVGVEQLRRKKQYVEQIVVVTDEGENAEPRFVPALRKYREELKADPAVCFVKVVGATTQLEDECKAAGIAADAYQFNGDYYALPNLVPLLARPSKLELLQEILEYPLPARRAE; from the coding sequence ATGACGATGTCGAAGACCGAAGCGGACCTGCGGCTGTCCATGCTGAACAGCCTCCTCACCTGCCCGCACCGGAAGCTGGGTCTGGTTCACCCGCTGCACGCCGAACTGGTGAAGCAGGACCCGCGGTTCTACGTCCGCCTCGCGGCGTGGTACGCTGACCACGGCGACGTGCGCGACCACAAGGAAATGTTCGTCGTCACGCTCGCGCTGTCCGACTTCCCGGGCCACCGCGACACCGGGCTCGCGCTGCTGCGCGACCTGCCGCCGTACCAGGTCGGCCGCGTCATCGACTTCATCCACGGCCGCAAGGAGGACGTGGCGATCGAGGTGGACAAGAAGCCCGACGACGTGCCGGACGCGGCGTTCCGGCCGAAGGTCCAGCGCAAGGGCAAGAAGCCGGGCAAGCTGAAGGCTTCCCAGAGCGGGACCGTTACCCTTACGGACACCTTCGGGCTGTTCCGCAACGTGCCGCGGTCGCTCAAGACGGAAGTCACCCGGTACCTGCGCGAGCGGGAGGCGGACGCCGACTGGTTCGACTCCACGGCCCTCACCGCGCGCAAGACGCTGAAGCGGCTCTACGCGCTGCTGCACGTCAAGCCGGGACCGCGCGCCCAGGCGGTGCTCTTCGACGAGGAGCCGCCGGCCGGGTCGAAGCTCGCGGGCCTCAAGGAACTGGCCAAGGCCGAGGCGCCGGACGAGCAGGCCAAGCTCATCACGGCGTTCGACGTGCCGTTCCGTGTGGCGATCGGGCTCGTAAAGGCCGCCTCTCCGAAGGTGCTGAAGGCGCTGGTGGGCCGGATGTCGCCGCAGGAGGTGATCAACAGCCTGGACATGCTCCGCAAGCGGGGCGCGTTCGAGGACGCGGGCGTCAAGGCGCTCATCGAGCAGAAGCTGGAGTCCGCTAAGACGGCATCCCGAGTCAGCGCGTTCAAGGCCGAGAAGGCGCTGGAGTCGGTGCCCGTGTCCGCGGACGTCCGGAAGAAGCTCGAAGGCGTGGCGGACGCCCAGGTGAAGGCGCGGGGCCGGATCGCGCGGCCGACGGCGCTGCTGATCGACAAGTCCGGCTCGATGAGCCAGGCCATCGAGATCGGCAAGCGGCTCGGCGCGCTGCTCGCGGCGGTCGCGGACAAGGACCTGTTCGTGTACGCCTTCGACTCGATCGCGTACCCGGTGGAAGCCGCCGGGCCGGAGCTGGCCGCGTGGGAGCGGGCGCTCACGGGGATCACGGCGGGGGGTAGCACCTCGGTCGGGGTCGGCGTCGAGCAACTGCGCCGCAAGAAGCAGTACGTCGAGCAGATCGTCGTCGTCACGGACGAGGGCGAGAACGCTGAGCCGCGGTTCGTGCCGGCGCTGCGGAAGTACCGCGAGGAACTGAAGGCGGACCCCGCCGTGTGCTTCGTCAAGGTTGTGGGGGCGACCACGCAACTCGAAGACGAGTGCAAGGCGGCCGGGATCGCGGCCGACGCCTACCAGTTCAACGGGGACTACTACGCGCTGCCGAACCTGGTCCCGCTGCTCGCCCGGCCGAGCAAGCTGGAACTGCTCCAGGAGATCCTGGAGTACCCGCTGCCGGCCCGGCGAGCGGAGTGA